The Pseudomonas sp. TH06 genome has a window encoding:
- a CDS encoding aminodeoxychorismate/anthranilate synthase component II, protein MLLMIDNYDSFTYNVVQYLGELGAEVKVVRNDELTIAEIEALNPERIVVSPGPCTPTEAGISIEAIKHFAGKLPILGVCLGHQSIGQAFGGDVVRARHVMHGKTSPVFHEDKGVFEGLNHPLTVTRYHSLIVKHETLPDCLELTAWTQLDDGSVDEIMGLRHKTLNIEGVQFHPESILTEQGHELFANFLKQTGGTR, encoded by the coding sequence ATGTTGCTGATGATCGACAACTACGACTCCTTTACTTACAACGTTGTGCAATACCTCGGCGAGTTGGGTGCCGAAGTCAAAGTCGTGCGCAACGACGAACTGACCATCGCCGAAATCGAAGCACTCAACCCCGAACGCATCGTGGTGTCCCCCGGTCCTTGCACGCCGACCGAAGCCGGCATCTCCATCGAAGCCATCAAGCACTTTGCCGGCAAACTGCCGATCCTCGGTGTCTGCCTCGGCCACCAGTCCATCGGCCAGGCCTTTGGCGGTGATGTGGTACGTGCCCGCCACGTCATGCACGGTAAGACTAGTCCGGTATTCCACGAGGACAAGGGCGTTTTCGAAGGCCTCAACCATCCGCTGACCGTTACCCGTTACCACTCGCTGATCGTCAAGCACGAGACGTTGCCCGATTGCCTCGAGCTGACCGCGTGGACGCAACTCGATGACGGCAGCGTCGACGAAATCATGGGCCTGCGTCACAAGACCCTGAACATTGAGGGCGTACAGTTCCACCCCGAGTCGATCCTGACCGAACAGGGTCATGAACTGTTTGCCAACTTCCTCAAACAAACCGGCGGCACGCGCTAA
- the trpD gene encoding anthranilate phosphoribosyltransferase: MNIKTALSRIVDHLDLSTDEMRDVMREIMTGQCTDAQIGAFMMAMRMKSESIDEIVGAVSVMRELADQVELKTLDGVVDVVGTGGDGANIFNVSTASSFVVAAAGCTVAKHGNRAVSGKSGSADLLEAAGIYLNLTPVQVARCIDNVGIGFMFAQTHHKAMKYAAGPRRDLGLRTLFNMLGPLTNPAGVKHQVVGVFTQALCRPLAEVLQRLGSKHVLVVHSKDGLDEFSLAAPTFVAELKNNEITEYWVEPEDLGMKSQSLHGLSVEGPEASLALIRDALGKRKTENGQKAAEMIVLNAGAALYAADLASSLKQGVELAHDALHTGLAREKLEELGAFTAVFKVENEG, translated from the coding sequence ATGAATATCAAGACAGCCCTGAGCCGTATCGTCGATCACCTCGACCTCAGCACCGATGAAATGCGCGACGTGATGCGCGAAATCATGACCGGCCAATGCACCGACGCGCAGATCGGCGCGTTCATGATGGCCATGCGCATGAAGAGCGAGAGCATCGACGAAATCGTCGGCGCCGTGTCGGTGATGCGTGAGCTGGCCGATCAGGTTGAGCTGAAGACCCTCGACGGCGTGGTCGATGTGGTGGGTACCGGCGGTGACGGTGCGAACATCTTCAACGTCTCGACCGCTTCTTCCTTTGTTGTCGCAGCGGCCGGTTGCACCGTGGCCAAGCACGGCAACCGTGCGGTCTCGGGCAAGAGCGGCAGCGCCGACTTGCTGGAAGCCGCCGGCATTTATCTGAACCTGACGCCGGTGCAAGTCGCCCGTTGCATCGACAACGTCGGCATCGGTTTCATGTTTGCCCAGACCCACCACAAAGCCATGAAGTACGCCGCCGGCCCGCGCCGCGATCTCGGCCTGCGTACGCTGTTCAACATGCTCGGCCCGCTTACGAATCCGGCCGGTGTGAAACATCAGGTGGTGGGCGTGTTCACTCAGGCCTTGTGCCGGCCGCTGGCTGAAGTCTTGCAGCGTCTGGGCAGTAAACACGTACTGGTGGTGCATTCGAAGGACGGCCTGGACGAGTTCAGTCTCGCCGCGCCGACCTTTGTGGCTGAACTGAAGAACAACGAGATCACCGAGTATTGGGTCGAACCCGAAGACTTGGGCATGAAGAGCCAGAGCCTGCACGGTCTGTCGGTCGAAGGCCCGGAAGCGTCGCTGGCGCTGATCCGCGATGCCCTCGGCAAGCGCAAAACCGAAAACGGCCAGAAAGCCGCCGAAATGATTGTGCTCAATGCGGGTGCGGCGCTGTATGCCGCTGACCTGGCCAGCAGTTTGAAACAGGGCGTGGAGCTTGCGCACGACGCTTTGCACACTGGGCTCGCTCGGGAAAAACTCGAGGAGCTGGGTGCCTTTACCGCGGTATTCAAAGTGGAGAATGAGGGATGA
- the trpC gene encoding indole-3-glycerol phosphate synthase TrpC, protein MSVPTVLENILARKVQEVAERSARVSLSELESLAKAADAPRGFAQALLAQAKKKQPAVIAEIKKASPSKGVIRENFVPADIAKSYEKGGATCLSVLTDIDYFQGADVYLQQARAACKLPVIRKDFMIDPYQIVEARALGADCVLLIVSALDDVKMAELASVAKSVGLDVLVEVHDGDELERALKTLDTPLVGVNNRNLHTFDVSLETTLDLLPRIPRDRLVITESGILNRADVELMEISDVYAFLVGEAFMRAESPGTELQRLFFPERGVPISGSTLD, encoded by the coding sequence ATGAGTGTACCGACGGTTCTGGAAAACATTCTGGCGCGCAAAGTTCAGGAAGTCGCCGAGCGTAGCGCTCGCGTCAGCCTGAGCGAGCTGGAAAGTCTGGCCAAGGCGGCCGATGCACCCCGTGGTTTTGCCCAGGCATTGCTGGCGCAAGCCAAGAAGAAGCAGCCGGCAGTGATTGCTGAAATCAAAAAGGCATCGCCGAGCAAAGGCGTGATCCGTGAGAACTTCGTTCCCGCCGACATCGCCAAAAGCTACGAGAAGGGCGGGGCAACCTGTCTTTCCGTGCTGACCGACATCGATTACTTTCAGGGCGCCGACGTTTACCTGCAGCAGGCCCGTGCCGCGTGCAAGTTGCCAGTGATCCGCAAGGACTTCATGATCGATCCGTACCAGATCGTCGAAGCCCGTGCGCTTGGCGCTGACTGTGTGCTGTTGATCGTCTCCGCACTGGACGACGTGAAAATGGCCGAGCTGGCGTCGGTTGCCAAGAGTGTGGGTCTGGATGTGCTGGTGGAAGTGCATGACGGCGATGAGCTGGAACGCGCACTGAAAACACTCGACACGCCGTTGGTCGGGGTCAACAACCGCAACCTGCACACCTTCGACGTCAGTCTGGAAACCACCCTCGACCTGTTGCCGCGTATTCCGCGCGATCGTCTGGTGATCACCGAGAGCGGCATTCTCAACCGTGCCGACGTCGAGCTGATGGAAATCAGCGACGTTTACGCGTTCCTGGTCGGCGAAGCGTTCATGCGCGCTGAAAGCCCGGGGACTGAGTTGCAGCGTCTGTTCTTTCCGGAACGTGGCGTGCCGATCAGCGGTTCGACCCTCGACTGA
- a CDS encoding lipoate--protein ligase family protein — protein sequence MSLPTPLTIEAGLQAEQDLLASICAGDAEFGLLFWQPSDRALVMPRRLNRLPGFEHACEVSAAAGWPVLLRETGGEPVPQSAATINIALVYAPPRSEGDLNRIETGYRRLCDPICQLLDELGGVSSLGEIDGAFCDGRFNVNLDGRKMVGTAQRWRQSQGGQRPVGLVHGAMLMDNERESMVAAVNRFNEACGLEQRVRAQSHIALHEKFNAPQALARLDELFRLMLAQMYSA from the coding sequence ATGTCGCTGCCAACCCCCTTGACCATCGAAGCCGGCCTGCAAGCCGAGCAGGATCTGCTGGCCTCGATCTGCGCCGGCGACGCCGAGTTCGGTCTGCTGTTCTGGCAACCCAGCGACCGTGCTCTGGTCATGCCCCGTCGTCTTAACCGTCTACCCGGATTCGAACACGCCTGCGAAGTCTCCGCTGCTGCCGGTTGGCCGGTCCTGTTGCGTGAAACCGGCGGCGAACCCGTCCCGCAATCTGCCGCCACGATCAATATCGCCCTGGTGTATGCCCCGCCCCGCAGCGAAGGCGATCTGAACCGGATCGAAACCGGTTATCGGCGTCTGTGCGATCCGATCTGTCAGTTGCTGGATGAATTGGGGGGTGTTTCGTCGCTGGGTGAAATCGACGGCGCGTTCTGCGACGGTCGTTTCAACGTCAATCTCGACGGACGCAAGATGGTCGGCACCGCGCAACGCTGGCGCCAGAGTCAGGGCGGACAGCGTCCGGTTGGCCTGGTCCACGGTGCGATGCTGATGGATAACGAACGGGAGTCGATGGTCGCTGCGGTCAATCGCTTCAATGAAGCTTGCGGCCTGGAACAGCGGGTGCGGGCGCAAAGCCACATTGCCCTGCACGAAAAATTCAACGCGCCACAGGCGTTGGCGCGTCTCGATGAGCTATTCCGTTTAATGCTGGCGCAGATGTACAGCGCCTGA
- the crp gene encoding cAMP-activated global transcriptional regulator CRP, with translation MVAITPTPKIKNLDKLLMHCQRRRHAAKSNIICAGDRSDTLYFIIKGSVTILIEDDDGREMIIAYLNAGDFFGELGLFEQAGQEQERSAWVRAKVECEIAEISYAKFRELSQQDPDILYVLSGQIAQRLRNTTRKVGDLAFFDVTGRVARCLLELCKQPDAMTHPDGMQIKVTRQEIGRIVGCSREMVGRVLKDLEERNLVDVKGKTMVVFGTR, from the coding sequence ATGGTTGCTATTACCCCAACACCCAAAATCAAGAACCTCGACAAGCTGTTGATGCATTGCCAGCGCCGTCGCCATGCGGCCAAGAGCAACATTATTTGTGCTGGCGACCGTTCGGACACGCTGTACTTCATCATCAAAGGCTCGGTGACGATCCTGATCGAGGACGACGATGGTCGCGAAATGATCATCGCCTACCTCAACGCCGGGGATTTCTTCGGTGAGCTGGGTCTGTTCGAACAAGCCGGCCAGGAACAGGAACGCAGTGCCTGGGTGCGAGCCAAGGTCGAGTGTGAAATCGCAGAGATCAGCTACGCCAAGTTCCGCGAATTATCCCAGCAGGATCCAGACATTCTTTACGTGCTCAGCGGACAAATCGCACAACGCTTGCGCAACACCACGCGCAAGGTTGGCGATCTGGCATTCTTCGACGTGACCGGTCGTGTCGCCCGTTGCCTGCTGGAGTTATGCAAGCAGCCGGACGCCATGACTCATCCAGACGGCATGCAGATCAAGGTTACCCGTCAGGAAATCGGACGGATTGTCGGTTGTTCGCGGGAGATGGTCGGTCGCGTGCTCAAGGATCTTGAGGAGCGCAACCTGGTCGATGTGAAAGGCAAGACCATGGTGGTCTTCGGCACGCGGTAA
- a CDS encoding OsmC family protein, with translation MKARIQWAGEAMFLGESGSGHVVVMDGPPDAGGRNLGVRPMEMLLLGVGGCSNFDVVSILKKSRQAVESCEAFLEAERATEDPKVFTKIHMHFVVKGRGLKEAQVKRAIELSAEKYCSASIMLGAAGVAITHDYEIIELG, from the coding sequence ATGAAGGCACGCATCCAATGGGCTGGCGAAGCCATGTTCCTCGGCGAATCCGGCAGCGGTCACGTCGTGGTCATGGACGGTCCGCCGGACGCAGGTGGTCGTAATCTGGGTGTTCGCCCGATGGAAATGCTCCTGCTGGGCGTCGGTGGTTGCAGTAACTTCGATGTGGTCAGCATTCTGAAGAAGTCCCGTCAGGCAGTTGAAAGCTGCGAAGCCTTCCTTGAAGCCGAGCGTGCGACCGAAGATCCGAAGGTGTTCACCAAGATCCACATGCACTTCGTGGTCAAGGGACGTGGCCTGAAAGAAGCCCAGGTCAAGCGCGCCATCGAGCTGTCCGCCGAAAAGTATTGCTCGGCCTCGATCATGCTGGGCGCCGCTGGTGTGGCAATCACCCACGACTACGAAATCATCGAACTCGGTTGA
- the speD gene encoding adenosylmethionine decarboxylase yields the protein MKSKLKLHGFNNLTKTLSFNIYDICYAETPQDQQAYVEYINQEYNAERLTQILTEVVEIIGANILNIASQNYEPQGASVTILISEEPVTPTESQIEESPGPLPEIILAHLDKSHITVHTYPEIHPDAGIATFRVDIDVSTCGVISPLKALNFLIHQFDSDIVTVDYRVRGFTRDVEGNKHFIDHEINSIQNYLSEDTRDAYQMTDVNVYQENLFHTKMLLKNFELDNYLFGDATSNLSSEQRAQVTDRVKHEMLEIFYARNMPA from the coding sequence GTGAAAAGCAAACTCAAGCTCCACGGGTTCAATAACCTGACAAAGACCTTGAGCTTCAACATCTATGACATCTGCTACGCGGAGACCCCGCAAGACCAGCAGGCTTACGTCGAGTACATCAATCAAGAGTACAACGCCGAACGCCTGACGCAGATCCTCACGGAAGTTGTCGAAATCATTGGTGCCAACATTCTGAACATTGCGAGTCAGAACTATGAGCCTCAGGGTGCCAGCGTCACGATTCTGATTTCTGAAGAGCCGGTAACCCCGACTGAAAGCCAGATTGAAGAGTCCCCGGGTCCTTTGCCCGAAATTATCCTGGCCCACCTCGACAAGAGCCACATCACGGTGCATACCTACCCGGAAATCCATCCGGACGCCGGTATCGCGACTTTCCGTGTGGACATCGATGTGTCGACCTGTGGTGTTATTTCACCGCTTAAAGCGCTCAACTTCCTCATTCACCAGTTCGATTCGGACATCGTGACTGTGGATTACCGTGTGCGCGGCTTCACCCGTGACGTTGAAGGCAACAAACACTTCATCGATCACGAGATCAATTCGATCCAGAACTACCTTTCCGAAGACACCCGCGACGCGTACCAGATGACCGACGTGAACGTGTACCAGGAAAACCTGTTCCACACCAAAATGCTGCTGAAGAACTTTGAACTGGACAACTACCTGTTCGGTGACGCCACCAGCAATCTGTCCTCTGAGCAACGTGCCCAGGTGACCGATCGTGTGAAACACGAAATGCTGGAAATTTTCTACGCGCGCAATATGCCTGCGTAA
- the coq7 gene encoding 2-polyprenyl-3-methyl-6-methoxy-1,4-benzoquinone monooxygenase yields the protein MTTQRHYSPIDRLLLQADAAMRTLLPFSGQPYRPSPAILQPETQMSDEDTRHVAGLMRINHTGEVCAQALYQGQALTAKLPQVREAMEHAAEEEIDHLVWCEQRIHQLGSHTSILNPLFYGMSFGIGAVAGLISDKVSLGFVAATEHQVCKHLNEHLEQLPVEDEKSRAILEQMRIDEEHHAESALEAGGFRFPAPVKFGMSLLAKVMTKSTYRI from the coding sequence ATGACTACCCAACGTCACTATTCGCCAATTGACCGTCTTCTGCTGCAAGCGGATGCCGCGATGCGTACCCTGCTGCCCTTCAGCGGCCAGCCGTACCGTCCGTCACCAGCGATACTCCAGCCAGAAACGCAAATGAGCGATGAAGACACTCGCCATGTCGCCGGCCTGATGCGTATCAACCATACCGGCGAAGTCTGCGCCCAGGCGCTGTATCAGGGTCAGGCGCTGACCGCCAAGCTGCCGCAGGTACGTGAAGCCATGGAGCACGCCGCCGAAGAAGAGATTGATCATCTGGTCTGGTGTGAACAACGCATTCACCAACTGGGCAGCCATACCAGCATTCTCAACCCGCTGTTCTACGGCATGTCGTTCGGCATTGGCGCAGTTGCCGGGCTGATCAGCGACAAGGTCAGCCTCGGGTTTGTTGCGGCGACCGAGCATCAGGTGTGCAAGCATTTGAATGAGCATCTGGAGCAGTTGCCGGTTGAGGACGAGAAGTCCCGGGCAATACTGGAGCAGATGCGTATTGATGAAGAACATCATGCGGAAAGTGCGCTGGAGGCTGGTGGTTTCCGGTTCCCGGCACCGGTGAAGTTCGGGATGAGCTTATTGGCCAAGGTGATGACCAAGAGTACCTATCGGATCTGA
- a CDS encoding histidine triad nucleotide-binding protein, whose product MDTLFTKIINREIPAKIIYEDDQVLAFHDIAPQAPVHFLVIPKKPVRTLNDLTEDDKALAGHILFTAQRLALELGCEEGFRVVMNCNEKGGQTVYHIHMHVLGQRQMNWPPG is encoded by the coding sequence GTGGATACTCTGTTCACCAAGATCATCAACCGGGAGATCCCGGCGAAGATCATTTACGAGGACGACCAGGTTCTGGCGTTCCACGACATCGCCCCTCAGGCACCGGTGCATTTCCTGGTGATCCCGAAGAAACCGGTGCGCACCCTCAACGACCTCACCGAAGACGACAAGGCACTGGCCGGGCACATTCTGTTCACGGCACAACGCCTGGCGCTGGAACTGGGTTGTGAAGAAGGCTTCCGAGTGGTGATGAACTGCAATGAAAAAGGTGGGCAGACCGTCTACCACATTCATATGCACGTACTCGGTCAGCGTCAGATGAACTGGCCGCCGGGCTGA
- a CDS encoding SDR family oxidoreductase, with translation MTRYALITGASSGIGLAMAEALARRGRSLILVARQRDQLESIAIELTQRFGVEVLFRACDLGEPLRLSGFLLELEEGDRQIDLLVNCAGIGTCGPFLAQDWMTEQDLIEVNILALTRLCHAIGNSMALQGGGQILNVASVAAFNPGPWMSTYYASKAYVLHFSEALRVELKQSAVKVSVLCPGPTRTAFFRTAQLNSDKLKDSKLLMSPEEVALYTVRALEKNRAIIIPGRRNRWFAFLPRLGSRWLNRTIVGMVNKAYCPR, from the coding sequence ATGACCCGTTACGCTCTGATCACTGGCGCCTCCAGCGGCATCGGCCTGGCCATGGCCGAAGCCTTGGCCCGCCGTGGCCGCAGCCTGATTCTGGTGGCACGACAGCGTGATCAGCTGGAAAGTATTGCAATCGAACTGACCCAACGCTTCGGCGTCGAGGTGTTGTTTCGTGCCTGCGACCTGGGTGAGCCGCTGCGCCTGTCCGGTTTTTTGCTGGAACTGGAAGAAGGCGACCGACAGATTGATCTGTTGGTGAACTGCGCCGGCATCGGCACCTGCGGTCCGTTTCTCGCTCAGGACTGGATGACCGAGCAGGACCTGATTGAAGTGAACATCCTCGCCCTCACTCGCCTTTGCCATGCGATCGGCAACAGCATGGCATTGCAGGGTGGCGGCCAGATTCTCAATGTCGCCTCGGTAGCAGCTTTCAATCCCGGTCCATGGATGAGCACCTATTACGCCAGCAAAGCCTATGTGCTGCACTTCTCCGAAGCACTGCGGGTCGAGCTCAAACAAAGCGCGGTAAAGGTTTCGGTGCTCTGCCCCGGCCCTACCCGTACGGCTTTTTTCCGTACCGCACAACTGAACAGCGACAAACTCAAAGACAGCAAACTGCTGATGAGCCCGGAAGAGGTTGCGCTGTACACCGTGCGCGCACTGGAAAAAAACCGCGCAATCATCATTCCGGGACGACGCAACCGCTGGTTCGCCTTTCTACCACGACTGGGTTCGCGCTGGCTCAATCGCACCATCGTTGGCATGGTCAACAAGGCCTACTGCCCGCGCTGA
- a CDS encoding DUF805 domain-containing protein produces MSEPRYKIVFDGALQPGVDITTAKLNLADLFKSDVAAIERLFNGQTVALKRELSHGDAQAYLQALGKTGIDARIEAETAIELSLSDVHEQSAPVAEPNSPYAPPRASVGEPFAEFSTLKPLGVQGRIGRLRFLAWTMVVTLVSLPIISIFALIAVGLVSSDSTGGLIVGGIIAFFLGLALIVISILFTVQRLHDIGWSGWLWLLNLVPLVGSIFPFVIMVVPGNTGANRYGPPPPPNSTAVKVLSALWIVFIGLFFVGGMLGGISAIQQEYETSLESSYDSGSVTTDEIDVEVEPAANSADDAAEAAQAPVDSAKE; encoded by the coding sequence ATGAGCGAACCCCGTTACAAAATCGTATTCGACGGTGCTCTACAGCCCGGTGTCGATATCACCACTGCCAAACTCAATCTGGCGGACCTGTTCAAAAGCGATGTGGCCGCCATCGAGCGCTTGTTCAATGGCCAGACGGTGGCACTCAAGCGCGAATTGTCCCATGGCGATGCGCAAGCTTATCTGCAAGCGCTGGGCAAAACCGGGATCGACGCCCGGATCGAAGCTGAAACAGCCATCGAGCTGAGTCTATCGGACGTCCACGAACAATCTGCGCCCGTGGCGGAGCCCAACTCGCCTTATGCACCACCTCGCGCCAGCGTAGGTGAACCCTTCGCCGAATTTTCAACACTGAAACCGCTAGGTGTACAAGGCAGGATCGGACGTCTGCGCTTCCTCGCCTGGACGATGGTCGTGACGCTGGTGAGCCTGCCGATTATCAGCATATTTGCACTGATCGCCGTGGGACTGGTCAGCTCCGACTCTACGGGTGGCCTGATCGTCGGCGGCATCATCGCGTTCTTTTTAGGCTTGGCGCTCATCGTCATCAGCATTCTGTTCACTGTGCAACGCCTGCACGATATCGGTTGGTCCGGCTGGCTGTGGTTGCTCAACCTTGTGCCGTTGGTGGGCAGCATCTTCCCTTTTGTGATCATGGTTGTGCCGGGCAATACCGGCGCCAACCGCTACGGTCCGCCTCCGCCGCCCAACAGCACAGCGGTCAAGGTGCTGAGCGCACTGTGGATCGTGTTTATCGGGCTGTTTTTCGTTGGCGGAATGCTTGGTGGGATCTCGGCCATTCAGCAGGAGTACGAAACCAGTCTCGAAAGCAGCTACGACAGCGGCTCGGTGACCACCGATGAAATCGACGTCGAGGTCGAACCGGCAGCGAATTCCGCCGACGATGCAGCCGAAGCGGCGCAGGCCCCTGTAGACTCTGCGAAAGAATGA
- a CDS encoding nitronate monooxygenase family protein, whose translation MSLPALLEQRLRLPVVAAPMFLISNPELVLACCRNGVVGSFPALNQRESSGFKAWLEQIEAGLATLDNPAPYAVNLIVHNSNPRLQADLNICVEHKVPIVITSLGAVKELVDAVHSYGGQVFHDVTTRRHAEKAAEAGVDGLIAVAAGAGGHAGTWSPFALIAEIREFFDKTLLLAGCLNHGHEILAAQLLGADLAYFGTRFIGTTESHAPDAYKEMLLTAKAADIIHTPAVSGVPASFMRQSLQAAGFDMAALQGKGEVNFGDKLKPINDEAKAWKTVWSAGQGVGQIDDLPSVDQLIARLDAEYRQAQQRATQLSPRWPR comes from the coding sequence ATGTCGCTGCCCGCTCTGCTCGAACAACGTCTGCGCCTGCCCGTAGTGGCGGCGCCGATGTTTCTGATTTCCAACCCGGAACTGGTGCTTGCCTGCTGCCGAAACGGCGTGGTCGGCAGTTTCCCGGCGCTGAACCAGCGCGAAAGCAGCGGGTTCAAAGCCTGGCTGGAACAGATCGAGGCGGGCCTTGCGACGCTGGACAACCCGGCGCCTTATGCGGTGAACCTGATCGTGCACAACAGCAACCCGCGTTTACAGGCGGATTTGAATATCTGCGTCGAACATAAGGTACCGATCGTCATCACCAGCCTCGGTGCAGTGAAGGAACTGGTCGACGCGGTGCACAGCTATGGGGGTCAGGTCTTCCACGACGTCACTACTCGCCGGCATGCCGAAAAGGCTGCCGAGGCTGGTGTTGATGGCTTGATCGCGGTCGCGGCCGGCGCTGGGGGCCATGCCGGCACCTGGAGTCCGTTCGCCTTGATTGCCGAGATCCGCGAGTTCTTCGACAAAACGCTGCTGCTTGCAGGATGTTTGAACCATGGCCATGAGATTCTCGCCGCGCAGCTGCTCGGCGCGGATTTGGCCTACTTCGGTACACGATTTATCGGCACTACGGAGAGTCATGCGCCTGACGCCTATAAGGAGATGCTGCTGACAGCCAAAGCAGCAGACATCATTCATACTCCAGCGGTGTCGGGTGTTCCGGCGAGTTTCATGCGCCAAAGCCTGCAGGCCGCCGGTTTCGATATGGCCGCACTGCAAGGCAAGGGCGAAGTCAATTTCGGCGACAAGCTCAAACCGATAAACGACGAAGCCAAGGCCTGGAAAACGGTGTGGTCGGCAGGTCAGGGTGTTGGACAAATCGATGACTTGCCCAGCGTGGATCAACTGATCGCGCGTCTCGACGCCGAGTATCGCCAGGCTCAGCAGCGCGCTACACAATTGTCGCCCCGTTGGCCACGCTAA
- the hemJ gene encoding protoporphyrinogen oxidase HemJ has translation MLYLWIKAFHIVSIVCWFAGLFYLPRLFVYHAQSEDTISKERFSVMERKLYRGIMGPAMIATLIFGGWLIYLNPSIFSMGGWIHAKLTLVVLLIGYHHMCGAQVKRFARGENTRSHVFYRWFNEVPVLILLAIVILVVVKPF, from the coding sequence ATGCTCTATCTATGGATCAAAGCTTTTCATATCGTCAGCATCGTGTGCTGGTTTGCCGGCCTGTTCTACCTGCCAAGACTGTTCGTTTATCACGCACAAAGTGAAGACACGATCAGCAAGGAACGCTTCAGCGTCATGGAACGCAAACTGTATCGCGGCATCATGGGCCCGGCGATGATCGCTACGTTGATCTTCGGCGGCTGGCTGATCTATCTCAACCCAAGCATCTTCAGCATGGGCGGCTGGATCCACGCCAAGTTGACCCTTGTGGTCCTGCTGATCGGCTATCACCACATGTGCGGCGCGCAGGTAAAACGTTTTGCCCGTGGCGAGAACACCCGCAGCCATGTCTTTTATCGCTGGTTCAATGAAGTGCCGGTTCTGATATTGCTGGCTATCGTAATTCTGGTCGTGGTCAAGCCGTTCTAA
- the argC gene encoding N-acetyl-gamma-glutamyl-phosphate reductase: MVKVGIVGGTGYTGVELLRLLAQHPQAEVVVITSRSEAGLAVADMYPNLRGHYDGLAFSVPDIKTLGACDVVFFATPHGVAHALAGELLAAGTKVIDLSADFRLQDAEEWAKWYGQPHGAPELLDEAVYGLPEVNREQIKKARLIAVPGCYPTATQLGFLPLLEAGLADASRLIADCKSGVSGAGRGAAVGSLYSETSESMKAYAVKGHRHLPEIRQGLRRAAGKDVGLTFVPHLTPMIRGIHSTLYATVVDRSVDLQALFEKRYANEPFVDVMPAGSHPETRSVRGANVCRIAVHRPQDGDLVVVLSVIDNLVKGASGQAVQNMNILFGLDERFGLSHAGMLP, from the coding sequence ATGGTCAAGGTCGGTATTGTCGGCGGCACGGGTTACACCGGTGTCGAACTGCTGCGTCTGTTGGCACAGCATCCGCAGGCAGAAGTGGTAGTGATCACTTCCCGATCCGAGGCCGGTCTGGCCGTGGCTGACATGTACCCGAACCTTCGCGGTCACTACGACGGCCTGGCGTTCAGCGTTCCGGATATCAAAACTCTGGGCGCTTGCGATGTGGTGTTCTTTGCCACGCCGCACGGTGTTGCTCACGCACTGGCGGGTGAACTGCTGGCGGCGGGCACCAAGGTCATCGACCTGTCGGCTGACTTCCGTCTGCAGGATGCCGAAGAGTGGGCCAAATGGTACGGTCAGCCGCATGGCGCGCCGGAGTTGCTGGATGAAGCGGTATACGGCCTGCCTGAAGTCAATCGCGAGCAAATCAAAAAAGCGCGCCTGATCGCTGTTCCGGGTTGCTATCCAACCGCTACTCAGCTGGGTTTCCTGCCATTGCTTGAGGCGGGTCTGGCCGATGCCTCGCGTCTGATCGCCGACTGCAAATCCGGTGTCAGCGGTGCCGGTCGCGGTGCGGCTGTAGGTTCGCTGTACTCCGAGACGTCGGAAAGCATGAAGGCTTACGCGGTAAAAGGTCACCGTCACCTGCCGGAAATTCGTCAGGGCCTGCGTCGTGCAGCAGGCAAGGATGTCGGTCTGACTTTCGTGCCGCACCTGACGCCGATGATTCGCGGTATTCACTCGACGCTTTACGCGACTGTGGTCGATCGTTCGGTGGATTTGCAGGCACTGTTCGAAAAGCGCTATGCCAACGAACCGTTCGTCGACGTGATGCCAGCCGGCAGCCATCCGGAAACCCGTAGCGTGCGCGGTGCCAACGTCTGCCGTATCGCGGTGCACCGTCCGCAGGATGGCGATCTGGTGGTAGTACTGTCGGTGATCGACAACCTGGTCAAAGGCGCGTCGGGTCAGGCTGTGCAGAACATGAACATTCTGTTTGGCCTGGATGAGCGTTTCGGCCTGTCCCATGCCGGTATGCTGCCGTAA